The segment CGGCCAGCGACATCGTGGTGACTCAACGTACCGCCGAGGAAGTCGTCTCCGCCGAGGAGCTCTCGCAGCTCTTGGAGGACAACCCGAACCCTACGCGGATCGTGGTGGTGCAGCCGGCGTACGCCGACTTCTGTCCGTGGGCGTCGGGGCGCGAGTCGAACGAGTTGGCTGCGGCTGCCATCGGCATGTCCCTACGACAGTCCTCAGCAACGACCGGACCGATCGACCCGGTGTACCGGCATGTCATCTATGTCCAGGGAATCTGGGGCGCTACCAGCGCGCTGGCCGCCGTACACCACCGCACCTTGACCGGGCAGGGGCAGACGGTGACCGTTGGCGGCGCACACGCCGGTGCGATCGCCGGATGCGCCACGTCGGTCGTGGATCCCGACAACATCGTCGTTGCGCCGGCGGCAGGTAATGGCGGGCCGAACGCGACGTACAGCCCATACCAGTGTTCGGACGGCGAATGGCTGTTCGTCGGAGCGCTGACACCGAAGTTCCAATTGCCCATGTTCGAGATGCTTGGCCTCGATATCCCGACCGATCCGCGGATCAATGGCGACATGGACGCGATGTTGCTACTGGAGAATCGCGATTGGGTCCGTGCGGAGATCGCAGCGGTGTACGCAACGAAGCCACGCGATCATTGGTTGGCCGAACTACATCGCCGCGGCGTGCCGGCCGGGCCGGTACAGGAGCGCGAATGTTGGCTTGACCACGACCAGGTCCAGGCGATCGGCATGCGCGCGGAGATCGATGACCCGCATCGTGGCCGCGTCGTCATGCCCGCGGTGCCGATCAATCTCGCTGACACCCCCGGTAGCGTTCGCACGCCGGCGCCCTCGCGAGCGGATGCAGTGGACGCCGTCGAGTGGGTCGCCTCGGATGTCATCACCGCGACCGCCAGCGCCACCGCTGGGGCCGACGGCCCGCTGACGGGGCTGCGTGTGCTTGATCTCGGCACTGTGCTCGCCGGTCCGTTGACCGGCAGCCTGCTCGCTGAGCTCGGCGCCGAGGTGGTGAAGGTAGAGCCGTTGGAGGGAGATTCCTTCCGCGTCAAGGGGTTCATGTACAACCGCGGTATGCGCTCGCTCGCGATCAACCTACGCGATGAGGCCGCGCGCGAGGCCTTCTACGATCTGGTGCGACACAGCGACGTGGTTGTCGATAACTTCCGACCGGGCGTTCTGACGCGACTGGGTATCGACTACGACACGCTCAGCGCGATCAACGACCAGATCATCACGTTGTCGTTCACCGGATACGGCCACGCCGGACCGCTGCAGGCCGAGCCCGGCTTCGATCCGGTATTGCAGGCGATGAGCGGCATGATGCGTGCCCAGGGTGGGGACGGCGATCCGGTGTTCCTGACGATGGCAGTCAACGACATTTGCTCAGCGGTGATCGGCACGTTCGCCACCACCGTCGCGCTGCATCACCGCGCGCGTGCGGGACGCGGTCAGCAGATCACCGGCTCGCTCGCGGCGACCTCGGTGTTCATGCAATCCGGCGAGATCACTCGCTTCGAGGGCCGCCGACGTCCGCGGCGAGGCGGCGCGGAATACCAGGGCCCATCCGAACTTGATCGGCTGTATGCCACGGCCGGCGATGGTTGGATCCGGCTTCAGGCGACCGAAGAACAGCGAGGCGCGCTTGCTGAACTCGGGTTGACTGGCGACCTGGAGGCTGCCTTCGCGACGCGAGAGCGCGACGAGGTAGTGAAATCGTTGACGGCGGCCGGAATCGACGTGGTCGGCGCCTACCACCCGAACGAGCTGATCGAGCACAAGAACCTTCGCGACAGCGAATTGATCCAGCAGCAATCGAGGCCTAATGGGCGGCCGTTCTTCGCGACGGGCCGGTTGGTGCGCTTCAGCGAGACCGAGCGCTCGGACGTGATGGGTCCGCCCGGACTCGGCCAGCACAGCGTTGAGATCCTGCGCAGCGTGGGGATCGAAACACCGCGGATCGATGCGTTGTTGAGCAGCGGTTCTGTGGTGACTGGTGAACCGATGCCACTGGATAAGTTCGTCAGTTACCGATAACGGCTGGGCGCCTGTTTCGCTGTGTGGACAGGCGTTGTCCCGGCCACATCGACCGCTTAGGTTGATGCAGAGGCCTTCTAAGGAGTGTTCGATGACAGAGACGACGCGCATTGTCGGTGTGACTGAGTTCGGTGGCGCCGAAAAACTGCACGTGATCGAGGTACCGATTGACCATGCCGGCCCTGGCGAGGTACGGGTCGCCGTACACGCTGCTGCCGTGAATCCGACCGATACGTACATCCCGTTGGGTGCTCGGGTCCGCCCTGGGCAGGAACCGAACTTCCCGTACGTGCCGGGGATGGACGTCGCTGGTGTGATCGACGAGATCGGTGAGGGCACCGACACCGATCTGAAGATCGGTGATCGGGTGATGGGCATCGTCGTCCCGAACGAGGCGCACGGCGGCTATCGGGCCAGCATTGTGCTCCCGGCCGAGTCGGTCACCCACGCACCCGCGGGTACCTCACATGTCGAAGCTGCGTCGCTGCCGATGAACGGGCTCACCGCGCGACTTGCCCTGGATCTACTGGGGTTGCAGCCGGGACAGGTGCTGGCTGTGACCGGCGCGGCAGGCGCTTTCGGCGGGTACGTCGTACAGCTGGCGAAGGCTGATGGGCTGACGGTGATCGCGGACTCGTCCGAGTCCGATGAAGAACTGGTCCGCGGGTTCGGTGCCGACATCATCGTGCGACGTGGCGAGAATGTCGCGGACCGCTTCCGGGAACATTTCGCCGACGGTGTGGACGCCCTGGCCGACGGATCCGTTCAGGGCGAGCAGGTACTCTCCGCGGTCAAGGACGATGGCAAGGTGGCTACAGTCCGGTTCTGGAAGGGGAACGGCGAGCGTCAGTTGCAGTTCTTCCCGGTTGGTGTCGCGAACTACTGGAAGAACCGCGAAGCGTTGGACGCGCTGCGTCAGCAGGCCGAGGAGGGCGTGCTGTCGTTGCGTATCGCGAAGACGTTCCCGGCCGAAGACGCGGCCGCCGCACAGCAGATGCTGATCGGCGGCGGTGTGCGAGGCCGCATCGTCCTGGAGTTCTAGACGCCGATACCCGCCCGGTCGTGGTTACTGGTGGCATCTCTGCAGCGTGCCGTTCGCACAGGCGCGAGCCGCTGCTCAGTCCATCGGGCTAGCGGCGCTCGGCGGCGACCAGCTCGCGCACGGCGGGGGCAACCTCGCCGGCAAATCGTTCGGTGATAGCGCGGTCATCGCCGCCGATGATGAAGGCACTGATGCCGTGTGTGATCGCGAGGGCGGCGAGTTCCTCGGCCCACTGACGCGAGGGCGACTGCGACGCGCCCATGTAATTCATCAGCCGGCGGATGTCCGTGGGGGATCGGCCGGCCTGGATCGCGGCGGCGTCTATGCGGGCATTGAGTACTGGCAGGTCCGCGGCGCCGCCCGATAGGTACTCCATCGACGGCAGCCACCCATCCGCGTGAGCTCCGGTCAGCGCCAGCATCTTTGGTTTGTACGCGCCAACCCAGATCGGGACCTCATGGGCTGGTGCCGGCCCACGTTTTGCGCCGACAACCTGGTAGTGCTCGCCGTCATGCTGCACACCGCCGCGCTTGTCGGTGTCCCACAGTTCACGGATCACGGTGATGGCCTCGCGTAGCGCGTCGACTCCCTGCCCCGGGGTAAGCCGGCGGCCGCCCATCGCGGCGATGCCCTCCCAAAATGCGCCCGCACCCAGGCCAAGGTTCACTCGTCCGCCGCTGAGTATGTCGAGGCTGGCGACGGCTCGGGCCAATACGGCCGGAGGCCGCAACGGCAGACTGAGCACATTTCCGGCGATGCGAATGCGCTCCGTGCGGGCAGCGACATACGACATCAAGGTCCAGGTATCCAGGAACGATGACTGATACGGATGGTCCTGGAAGGTCACCAGATCCAAGCCCGCAGTGTCCGCAGCCATCGCCAGATCGAGGGCTTGACGGGGATTATCGGCCGTCGGGGTGACAAACGTGCCGAAAAGTAACTCGTGACCGTAGTCCGTCATGCCGAACCTCCGAGGAATCAGGCGCTGCCCAGAGACTACTTCTGATGCGGGGTCTTGTACTCCTTCGCGTCATCGGAGACGAACAGGTCCGCCTCGATGCTCAGCCCGCCGGCTACGTCCGGATCTGGCGTCAGGATGAAGGCTTCGCGGGTCGATGGCTCACCGTCCTTGGAAAAGTCCAACGTCCCGGTAAGTCCCTCGGTATCAAGT is part of the Cumulibacter soli genome and harbors:
- a CDS encoding CaiB/BaiF CoA-transferase family protein — protein: MTALDDLKVLDLSTGVAPALMTMMLADFGADVLRVEHADGTRAAKREDPGYAMWDRNKRLSLLNPDVAADRQQLAALIAASDIVVTQRTAEEVVSAEELSQLLEDNPNPTRIVVVQPAYADFCPWASGRESNELAAAAIGMSLRQSSATTGPIDPVYRHVIYVQGIWGATSALAAVHHRTLTGQGQTVTVGGAHAGAIAGCATSVVDPDNIVVAPAAGNGGPNATYSPYQCSDGEWLFVGALTPKFQLPMFEMLGLDIPTDPRINGDMDAMLLLENRDWVRAEIAAVYATKPRDHWLAELHRRGVPAGPVQERECWLDHDQVQAIGMRAEIDDPHRGRVVMPAVPINLADTPGSVRTPAPSRADAVDAVEWVASDVITATASATAGADGPLTGLRVLDLGTVLAGPLTGSLLAELGAEVVKVEPLEGDSFRVKGFMYNRGMRSLAINLRDEAAREAFYDLVRHSDVVVDNFRPGVLTRLGIDYDTLSAINDQIITLSFTGYGHAGPLQAEPGFDPVLQAMSGMMRAQGGDGDPVFLTMAVNDICSAVIGTFATTVALHHRARAGRGQQITGSLAATSVFMQSGEITRFEGRRRPRRGGAEYQGPSELDRLYATAGDGWIRLQATEEQRGALAELGLTGDLEAAFATRERDEVVKSLTAAGIDVVGAYHPNELIEHKNLRDSELIQQQSRPNGRPFFATGRLVRFSETERSDVMGPPGLGQHSVEILRSVGIETPRIDALLSSGSVVTGEPMPLDKFVSYR
- a CDS encoding NADP-dependent oxidoreductase; this encodes MTETTRIVGVTEFGGAEKLHVIEVPIDHAGPGEVRVAVHAAAVNPTDTYIPLGARVRPGQEPNFPYVPGMDVAGVIDEIGEGTDTDLKIGDRVMGIVVPNEAHGGYRASIVLPAESVTHAPAGTSHVEAASLPMNGLTARLALDLLGLQPGQVLAVTGAAGAFGGYVVQLAKADGLTVIADSSESDEELVRGFGADIIVRRGENVADRFREHFADGVDALADGSVQGEQVLSAVKDDGKVATVRFWKGNGERQLQFFPVGVANYWKNREALDALRQQAEEGVLSLRIAKTFPAEDAAAAQQMLIGGGVRGRIVLEF
- a CDS encoding LLM class flavin-dependent oxidoreductase, which produces MTDYGHELLFGTFVTPTADNPRQALDLAMAADTAGLDLVTFQDHPYQSSFLDTWTLMSYVAARTERIRIAGNVLSLPLRPPAVLARAVASLDILSGGRVNLGLGAGAFWEGIAAMGGRRLTPGQGVDALREAITVIRELWDTDKRGGVQHDGEHYQVVGAKRGPAPAHEVPIWVGAYKPKMLALTGAHADGWLPSMEYLSGGAADLPVLNARIDAAAIQAGRSPTDIRRLMNYMGASQSPSRQWAEELAALAITHGISAFIIGGDDRAITERFAGEVAPAVRELVAAERR